GATTGCGGCAGTGGCGATTCTGGAGAGTTTTGCGACTTTATACGCATCATTTTCATCGAATGAGCCGCCGGCGGATTTGTTGTATGCGACAATGACCAGACTGTCGGCGGCGCGAACCTTCACCATAAGCACCTCCTTCATATTCAGTCTGGATGCCCACTCTTCCTCCATCCTGGCCGTTTCCACAATGCGCGTCACATGCTCCTGATGGTCAAACTGCATTCCAATGATACTGCCGTCATAGACAACACTGCCGTCCTCTATGTCCTGACTGGTCGAACAGACAGTCCTTTTCGTGCCGCCGATACTGGACACGAGCACTACATCAGTGGCGGAAACGAGCATCTTCGTTTCCATCGCTAGTGTCCGCTGGAGAGCATACATGGAATGTGAGGAAAAGAGAGCTATCTCCGCATCATGCAGAAGGTCAAAGTCCGAGAGGAGCTGTGCCTTCTCCATTTTCGCACCGTTCAGCCGGATTGCAAGCGATGCGAGATTAGACAACGTCACAAGGCTGTTTACGTGCCTCTGACAGTAACGGCGTTCGCCTGTGTTCATGACTGCGATGTAGCCCTTTTCCTTTATGCCGATGGTAACCGGAATGCATGCCATCCGCTCTATGTTATTGGTCAGCACATGTTCTTCCAGCGCGTCCGGATCATTAGGATAGTCGTTGACTATCTCAGGTTCACCGCTTCTCAGCACACGCCCCACAATGCCGCGGTACATCGAAGCGGCATCGCCAGTCTCGGACAATCGCTTGAATCCGATCGAAAGACCGAATGTTTCCCTTCCAGAAGCGAGATTATGAACAGCGAGAGCCGCTATCGGTGAACTGGTAATTGCAGACGATGCGTCCACAACCTTTTTCAGTATCTTTCCTGTATTTTCTGCCTGGGAAATCATGCCAAGCAGTTCCCGCACATAATCGATAAGCCTGCTGTTGGTTTTTGCAGCAAGGAGTTCGCCTAACAGCGTCGTCTTGAGGTTGAAATACAACGAAAGTTCGATGAGCGTGTGTGACAGCGTCTCTTTCTGTGACGGTAGAGGAGGCATTGCGAAAATGACAAAACACTGGTATGACGCGTTCCCGTTCTCGGCAGTCATGACATAAAATGCCTTTCCCTCGCAACCCGGGAAAAGTTTGGAAAGCACGTCGGAGAAGGATGAATAGTTTATCTGATGAATGTGTCTTGCGATTGTCCTCGATGACCCGATCATGGATTCCAGAAGGCTGGAAGATATCGCCAGACGTGCTCCGTCTCCGTCGTCCAGTCTGTGAAAGTTATTTCCCTCTTCATAGTACGCCGCGCTCATCGTCTCGTTCAGCCGTCTAACGAAACCGTTTATCGCGGCAACTACCTCCAGCGCAGACTGGGCATTGAACATTGAAGCGTATACTTCAGACAGCCGTTCCATACTCGACTCAATCTGTGCGTTTCTCTCGATCAGCTCCCTGTCTGTCATCCTGGATGTGAATGTCCTGAGCAGAATACAGAAGACGCTGCTCATTCTGCTCCATACGGCAAGCTCTGACGGCAAAACAACTGGCCATCCCAGCCTTAAGATGACGACAAATTCGTTGCCTTTGCCGTCCGCAACCGGCATGGCGAGGCTCGAACTCTTTCCAGGAACCGCAGTAACGCCCGAAGTCAACAAGGCGGAACGGCATGCCTCCACCTCCGCGACTGTAAGCCCGTCACGCTTTCCTTTTTCCCGACCGCCCGAGACGCCTGACATATCTTGCCCGGACAGGAGGGAAAATCCATCCAAGTATCTCTTTGATACGAGAGATTCGAATATTCCTCCAATCACTTCACCGGTGTTAGATCCGCGCCGACGCATAAACAGCAGAACCGAGTCGTCTATGGCTTCGATGACATCGGCCCAGAACACGTAGGAGTTGAATTCGTGCTCTATGATTTCCAGTGCGGCGGAAAATGAATTAGAAGCGGCATCCTCCGCCTTGCTGTTGTGGACGGTTTTGAATTCCAGCACTGCTGCAACGCTGCCGTTTTTCCGACCGGCAGGAACGATCGATATGCTGATGTTATCGCGCGTTGAGGGAGCAGATATCGTCTTTCTTATGACCCTCCATTCCTGAAGTGAGAGAGATACGGCATCTTCAATCGATTCGTATTCGCGCTGGGTCCCGGCAATGCATATGTTCTGCAGCTCTCCCGGCAGCCGGGTAAACAGCGAGACGGAAGCGAGATTGAATTTGCTCATCAGCCATTCCGCGAGAAAATACAGGCTGTTCTTTGCGGGACTCCGATCCCTGCGCGTCAGGAAGACTGAAAGCTCGCGATTGCCCTCATGCACTGCTTCGACATCCGAATGACCCAGCGAAGGCAGCATAACGAGACCGGCCGTTGTCTTCAAGAGGCGGATAATGCCGTTCCATCCGGGCATGCCTGTGTCCACGTCATGAAGCACAAATGCACCTGCCGTCTCGCCGCCGGAAAACAGGGGGATTCCATATTCCATTCCCGGATGTTCCTTCGTTGTTGAGGAACAGGGTTCGCACCAGTCCATGCCAGCCTGCATACATCGTGAAGCAACGGAATCGGCGGAGAGGTCGATTCTTTCCTCAAAGAATGTCGAATGATCTGGAAATTGCAATTTCCTCAGGAGCGACTCTCCGGAGAGAACGTAGAAACAGGCGGCTGAAGCGCCAGTCGCAGAGACTGCTTCACTGAGAAAGGATTCTATGCCCTTACCGCCGTCCGGCCGTTTCCAGTCATCCGCTTGTCCTGTCTCATATTTCATAATGCATGACCCGAAGCGGAATTCACGACGAATTCGCACTGTCGATTCGGCAGGAAAGGTTTATAAAAACTGCTGCCTGAATACCACGACGGTGACTGAGACTCGAGACTCGTCCGGTTCATTGCGTTTCTCGCAGCGCTTCAATCGCCAAGCTTTTAGCCATTACGGCAATTGTTCATCCAGAGGATGTCTAAATCGGTCTTAAAATGAAGAGACATGCGGTTATAATCGGTTACGAATGCATCTTTGACTTTCCCTCAGATGAGTGGCAGCTGCCGCAGCCCGCTGTCGAACGCATGGCGGGCCTGATGGAGCTGGAAGGCATAGCCTTTGACCGATCCAGACTCTCCCTGCTTCTGCGGGATGCACTTGAGAGAAGGAGGAGCAAGGCGGCGGAAACGATGACTGAAACAAAATTTAAGGACGTCGTGGCGTCTGTTATGGAAGATCTTGAAGTAAGCGATCCTTCGATGAACCAGCGTATTGTTGACGCTGCGTCAATGCATTACGCGGAGCACTCACGGGCCAAACGTGGAGCGGCGGAACTTCTGCTGAGACTGAAGAAAGAAATGAAGGTAGGACTGGTGTGCAACGTGCCTCTCGGTCTGCCCCACAGCATAATTGCGTCGCAGATAAGGGAGGCTGGACTGGCCGCTTCGGTCGACGACATGCAGTTCTCTACGGAAATGGGGATGAGGAGGCCTCACGCAAGGCAGTTCAGGTATTCCCTCAGCAATCTGAACGCAGAGCCTTCAGAGTGCGCCGCGATCACAGCAATAGCCGAAGACAGGGAAACGCTCAGTAAACTTTCATTCGGGGACATATTCATAATGGATGCTGGGGGAAACGGAGTGGACTGGATTGCTGAAACTATCGAGCATCTGTGTTCCATGCTGTGAGTTCATTCCCATTCGATCGTGGCCGGCGGCTTGTTGGTAATATCATAAACAACCCTTGTTATCTTTGAGCCCAGCCTATTTGTTATTTTTGTAGATATGTCC
This sequence is a window from Candidatus Sysuiplasma acidicola. Protein-coding genes within it:
- a CDS encoding GAF domain-containing protein, whose amino-acid sequence is MKYETGQADDWKRPDGGKGIESFLSEAVSATGASAACFYVLSGESLLRKLQFPDHSTFFEERIDLSADSVASRCMQAGMDWCEPCSSTTKEHPGMEYGIPLFSGGETAGAFVLHDVDTGMPGWNGIIRLLKTTAGLVMLPSLGHSDVEAVHEGNRELSVFLTRRDRSPAKNSLYFLAEWLMSKFNLASVSLFTRLPGELQNICIAGTQREYESIEDAVSLSLQEWRVIRKTISAPSTRDNISISIVPAGRKNGSVAAVLEFKTVHNSKAEDAASNSFSAALEIIEHEFNSYVFWADVIEAIDDSVLLFMRRRGSNTGEVIGGIFESLVSKRYLDGFSLLSGQDMSGVSGGREKGKRDGLTVAEVEACRSALLTSGVTAVPGKSSSLAMPVADGKGNEFVVILRLGWPVVLPSELAVWSRMSSVFCILLRTFTSRMTDRELIERNAQIESSMERLSEVYASMFNAQSALEVVAAINGFVRRLNETMSAAYYEEGNNFHRLDDGDGARLAISSSLLESMIGSSRTIARHIHQINYSSFSDVLSKLFPGCEGKAFYVMTAENGNASYQCFVIFAMPPLPSQKETLSHTLIELSLYFNLKTTLLGELLAAKTNSRLIDYVRELLGMISQAENTGKILKKVVDASSAITSSPIAALAVHNLASGRETFGLSIGFKRLSETGDAASMYRGIVGRVLRSGEPEIVNDYPNDPDALEEHVLTNNIERMACIPVTIGIKEKGYIAVMNTGERRYCQRHVNSLVTLSNLASLAIRLNGAKMEKAQLLSDFDLLHDAEIALFSSHSMYALQRTLAMETKMLVSATDVVLVSSIGGTKRTVCSTSQDIEDGSVVYDGSIIGMQFDHQEHVTRIVETARMEEEWASRLNMKEVLMVKVRAADSLVIVAYNKSAGGSFDENDAYKVAKLSRIATAAIDKVHLVERLNRQLKQIETMHTIVNGVIQGRAEEALMMETMPKVVEMIDGDFGLLWKHNRERNKHVVIGEFYRTQETEHLIGQEFDAGKGITGMVFRTRKPLLVVNAATDNFAVQIEGTRKQAFETIISTPLMVHDEMLGVLSVYRNNPPSFGTFELNLLTNLSNDISLFMAKYSRSAKNIAVTGGETKGQS